Proteins encoded within one genomic window of Pygocentrus nattereri isolate fPygNat1 chromosome 7, fPygNat1.pri, whole genome shotgun sequence:
- the wnt2 gene encoding protein Wnt-2 produces the protein MNFLPSGICFYLSVAACWLTSRVDSSWWYMGTLGSQVMCDNVPGLVNKQRQLCRQHPRVMQAVGAGVKDWISECQHQFRSHRWNCNTAERDHTVFGKLLLRGSREAAFVYAISSAGMVHTLTRACSQGELDTCSCDPGKKGSSRDAKGSFDWGGCSDHVDHAIKFTQAFVDAKERKERDARALMNLHNNRAGRKAVKRFMTLECKCHGVSGSCSVRTCWLAMGDFRQTGDYLRKRYNSAVQVVMNRYGTGFTSAYRKFKKPAKNDLVYFEDSPDYCIWDHESGSVGTGGRVCNRTSRGADSCEVMCCGRGYDTSRVSRTSKCECKFHWCCAVHCRDCHEEVDIHTCKAQS, from the exons ATGAACTTTCTGCCGAGTGGAATatgtttctatctgtctgtggcCGCCTGCTGGCTCACCTCACGGGTCGACTCGTCTTGGTG GTACATGGGCACCCTCGGCTCGCAGGTGATGTGCGACAACGTCCCCGGGCTGGTGAACAAACAGCGCCAGCTGTGCCGCCAGCATCCCCGCGTGATGCAGGCTGTCGGCGCAGGCGTTAAGGACTGGATCAGCGAGTGTCAGCACCAGTTCCGCAGCCACCGCTGGAACTGCAACACGGCCGAGCGAGACCACACCGTCTTCGGAAAACTGCTGCTCAGAG GCAGTCGAGAGGCCGCGTTCGTGTATGCGATTTCCTCGGCAGGCATGGTCCACACCCTGACCAGAGCCTGCAGTCAGGGAGAGCTGGACACCTGCTCGTGTGACCCAGGAAAGAAAGGTTCGTCCCGAGATGCCAAAGGATCCTTCGACTGGGGTGGCTGCAGTGACCATGTGGACCATGCCATTAAGTTCACCCAGGCGTTTGTCGATGCCAAGGAAAGGAAGGAGAGGGATGCCCGAGCGCTCATGAACCTACACAACAATCGTGCAGGAAGGAAG GCAGTGAAGCGTTTCATGACCCTGGAATGTAAATGCCATGGCGTGAGCGGCTCCTGCAGCGTGCGGACCTGCTGGCTGGCCATGGGTGACTTCAGGCAGACGGGTGACTACCTGCGCAAGAGGTACAACAGCGCCGTCCAGGTGGTGATGAACCGCTATGGGACAGGCTTCACCAGCGCCTACCGGAAGTTCAAGAAGCCCGCCAAGAATGACCTGGTTTACTTTGAGGACTCACCCGACTACTGCATATGGGACCATGAATCTG GATCGGTGGGCACGGGCGGGCGCGTGTGCAACCGGACGTCACGAGGAGCTGACAGCTGTGAGGTCATGTGCTGTGGCAGAGGCTACGACACGTCCCGCGTGAGCCGCACCAGCAAGTGTGAATGCAAGTTCCACTGGTGCTGTGCTGTCCACTGCAGGGACTGCCATGAAGAGGTGGACATCCACACCTGCAAAGCCCAGTCCTGA